A stretch of DNA from Gemmatimonadota bacterium:
CAATCTGGATAATTTGCTGGATGTTGCGGACGATTCCCGATATGAATTTGTGCGGGGGGATATTTGCGATGCCGGGTTGGTCAATGATTTGATGCAGCGGGTCGATCTGGTGGTGAATTTTGCCGCGGAGAGCCATGTGGATCGGAGCATTATGGGTGCCGAGGAGTTTATGAAGTCCAATGCGCTGGGTGTGTACACGCTGCTGGCTGCAGCACGGGATTGCGGTGTTGAGCGGTTTTTGCAGGTGAGTACAGACGAGGTGTATGGATCTTTGGAAGAGGACGAAGATCCGTGGACGGAGTATGCACCGATTGCGCCGCGCAATCCCTATGCGGTGGCGAAGGCGTCCGGGGATATGATGGCGCGGGCGTTTGCCATTACATACAATTTGCCCGTGGTGATTACGCGCGCGTCCAATAATATTGGGGGGTTTCAATATCCCGAGAAGCGCGTGCCCATTTATATTACCAATGCGATGGATGATCTTGCATTGCCCGTGTATGGCGCGGGGACGGCGATTCGCGATCATCTTTATGTGACGGATCACTGCGAGGCGATTGATCTGGTGCTGCACAAGGGCGCGCAGGGCGAGGCGTATAATGTGGGGGGTGAGAATGAAGCGGATGGTCTTTCTGTTGCGGAAAAAATTCTTGAGTATTTGGAGAAGCCCAGAGATTTGATGCAGCATGTGGCTGATCGGCCCGGACACGATATGCGGTATTCTCTGAATGCGTCAAAAATTATGGCGCTGGGGTGGAAGCCAAAGTACAATTTTGAAGAGTCATTGCGCCTGACGGTTGAATGGTATCTGGGCAATGAAGATTGGTGGCGAAAAATTCGAGAGAGCGCAGGGTATCGAGAGTATTACAGGCGGCAATAC
This window harbors:
- the rfbB gene encoding dTDP-glucose 4,6-dehydratase translates to MKTMLITGGAGFIGSHFVRYVLDAYRDYRVINLDKLTYAGNLDNLLDVADDSRYEFVRGDICDAGLVNDLMQRVDLVVNFAAESHVDRSIMGAEEFMKSNALGVYTLLAAARDCGVERFLQVSTDEVYGSLEEDEDPWTEYAPIAPRNPYAVAKASGDMMARAFAITYNLPVVITRASNNIGGFQYPEKRVPIYITNAMDDLALPVYGAGTAIRDHLYVTDHCEAIDLVLHKGAQGEAYNVGGENEADGLSVAEKILEYLEKPRDLMQHVADRPGHDMRYSLNASKIMALGWKPKYNFEESLRLTVEWYLGNEDWWRKIRESAGYREYYRRQYDERK